In a genomic window of Thiosocius teredinicola:
- a CDS encoding sulfotransferase family protein → MTAPFLGPLFIVGLSRSGTKLIRDLLNRHPHIAIPVAETHFLPHLFERIIGDDVVPTSPKLRQFEELLSGSTFLRRLQQRGSVPDWQQLKQAFGRPTWLEVIEQVLRLYAGSADDARVIWGDKTPRYLAHMRLLKHRFPQARFLHIVRDPRDRALSVRQAWGGNLYLSADDWRQSLMQAARDAQALGSDYKTIRYEDLLTYPEQTMRSVCKFLDIDFSPDTLVLDRPVENLGDPDDVTRKQSTIVASNVGRFHDRLNTRQRRRIEQIVFPIARQLGSAPTVNDLDHRPPRWFERAWWLVPHGWNNVAFHVRRWGLVAGLRHGFLRIQSKR, encoded by the coding sequence GTGACTGCCCCGTTTCTCGGTCCCTTGTTCATCGTTGGCCTGTCGCGCAGCGGCACCAAGCTGATTCGCGACCTGTTGAATCGTCACCCGCATATTGCGATACCGGTCGCTGAAACCCATTTTTTGCCCCATTTGTTCGAACGGATCATCGGCGACGACGTCGTGCCGACTTCGCCGAAACTGCGGCAGTTCGAAGAGTTGCTGAGCGGCTCGACATTTCTGCGACGTCTACAGCAACGGGGCAGCGTGCCGGACTGGCAGCAACTGAAACAGGCATTTGGCCGACCGACCTGGCTTGAGGTCATCGAGCAGGTACTGCGGCTGTACGCCGGCAGTGCTGACGATGCCAGGGTGATTTGGGGTGACAAGACACCACGCTACCTGGCGCACATGCGATTGCTCAAACACCGGTTTCCACAGGCCCGCTTCCTGCACATCGTGCGCGACCCGCGGGATCGTGCCTTGTCAGTCAGACAGGCATGGGGCGGTAATCTTTATCTTTCGGCAGACGATTGGCGGCAATCTCTGATGCAGGCAGCGCGCGATGCCCAGGCCCTGGGTAGTGACTATAAGACGATACGCTACGAGGATCTGCTCACATACCCGGAACAAACGATGCGCTCCGTGTGCAAGTTTCTCGACATCGATTTCTCGCCCGACACGCTGGTACTGGATCGTCCGGTTGAGAATCTAGGTGATCCCGACGACGTAACGCGCAAGCAATCGACGATCGTCGCGAGCAATGTCGGGCGGTTTCACGACCGCTTGAATACCCGCCAGCGGCGCCGAATCGAGCAGATCGTGTTCCCGATCGCGCGGCAGCTCGGCTCTGCGCCGACGGTCAATGACTTGGATCATCGACCACCACGCTGGTTCGAGCGCGCATGGTGGCTTGTTCCGCATGGCTGGAACAATGTGGCGTTTCACGTTCGTCGCTGGGGCCTGGTGGCGGGTCTGCGCCATGGCTTTCTGCGCATCCAGTCCAAGCGTTGA
- a CDS encoding tetratricopeptide repeat protein produces the protein MNAHTRSSLFLVFLVTLASLSGCNTQLTREQSDNYYDDCMREGGSRAGKVFVCLRAIHSGNYSGTNLADLYFMKGIHQQDGGQHGKAISDFTDALEINPNDAEAYFYRGWSQRELGNLGEAQADFDTALRFGHNAEYERAARETAQEIDDQYRYYEESLRPQPTSLVLNGMWCPSVQRDSVFYPANEIHIDVVVTDAGGGYQSTALPSKSGVYKGIKKGAKRRIGKTVWRGVDQPINVQVVMWEYDDGGPLVDSLTEIAVDFALTRGTKTLSKAAVRQGVNATAARTGRYAAKQAIEQFDLGSQLSRRISSLPKALVGANNDLVGAIGLANASSDSYGPPATEASFRYDFYTRLRGGGADCRVYFEFAD, from the coding sequence ATGAATGCTCATACCAGATCCTCCCTGTTTCTCGTTTTTCTCGTCACGCTTGCTTCACTCAGTGGCTGCAATACTCAGCTGACCCGCGAACAGTCCGACAACTACTATGACGATTGCATGCGCGAAGGAGGTAGTCGCGCCGGCAAGGTGTTTGTCTGCCTGCGCGCGATCCATTCCGGAAATTATTCCGGCACCAATCTGGCCGACCTTTACTTCATGAAGGGCATCCACCAACAAGACGGCGGACAGCACGGCAAGGCGATATCCGATTTTACGGATGCACTGGAGATCAATCCCAACGACGCCGAGGCCTATTTCTATCGCGGTTGGTCGCAGCGCGAGCTGGGTAATCTCGGCGAGGCTCAGGCGGACTTCGATACAGCGTTGCGCTTCGGTCACAACGCAGAGTACGAGCGGGCCGCGCGTGAGACCGCGCAGGAGATCGATGATCAGTATCGATATTACGAAGAGTCGCTACGCCCGCAGCCGACATCCCTGGTGTTGAATGGGATGTGGTGCCCCAGCGTGCAACGCGACAGCGTTTTCTACCCGGCCAACGAGATTCATATCGACGTGGTGGTAACGGATGCCGGCGGTGGTTACCAGAGCACGGCGCTGCCATCGAAGAGCGGTGTCTACAAAGGGATCAAGAAGGGAGCGAAGCGTCGCATCGGCAAGACCGTCTGGCGCGGCGTCGATCAGCCGATCAACGTGCAGGTCGTGATGTGGGAGTATGACGATGGCGGACCGCTGGTTGATAGCCTGACAGAGATCGCTGTTGACTTTGCGCTTACGCGCGGCACCAAGACACTCAGCAAGGCGGCGGTGAGGCAGGGGGTGAATGCGACGGCCGCGCGTACAGGGCGGTATGCGGCGAAGCAGGCGATCGAGCAGTTCGATCTGGGCAGCCAGTTGTCGCGCCGGATCTCGTCGCTTCCCAAGGCCTTGGTCGGCGCAAACAATGACCTGGTGGGCGCTATCGGATTGGCCAACGCGTCATCCGACAGCTACGGGCCGCCTGCGACAGAAGCGAGCTTTCGCTATGATTTCTATACCCGGCTGAGGGGCGGTGGTGCGGATTGTCGTGTCTACTTCGAGTTCGCTGACTAA
- a CDS encoding multiheme c-type cytochrome: protein MSFAVRTALIGSVLFAAVFTHAHARADSDPASPNIPTAESTAHSESIVPEPNFDEAFESTHFSGSANCSSCHDDLRDRNGEDVSLVRDWSATMMAHAARDPVFQAKVASEIKRHPELEEVISEKCLRCHAPMAGVDADYDGNQLTLLDDEGILDPDNPYHSQAMEGVGCTACHQIEDNGLGELSSFSGGFDIPTIDDKWQRVSYGQYESPVTDTMQRQSGFTAQHAAHMDDSAMCATCHNLNTPVVNSDGVVISTTTGHEFPEQAVYTEWQNSDYADNGTNPQSCQDCHMPSADGVRMATRPRRLAPVDDFKRHLFAGANTVVLDMLDKNRDELGVTTSGIADAVETARGFLKTSAELRLVSAERSDGILDVELEVINLSGHKLPTGYPSRRVWIDFQVVDADGQQVFRSGEMHADGRIEGVDDDATQVAYQPHHTLISEPSQVQVYETVMGDTDEALTHTLLSANAYLKDNRLTPSGFNKHVATDDIAVIGEAMTDDDFNNGSDTVVYRVPIQTDGPVTIKAALRYQPLSANYLQDLFTDADLALVARLQRLWATAAVRAETLAEVELQIVQ from the coding sequence ATGTCTTTTGCTGTTCGTACTGCGCTGATCGGTTCAGTTTTATTTGCCGCAGTCTTCACCCATGCACACGCCCGCGCCGATAGCGATCCGGCATCGCCGAATATTCCTACAGCTGAATCGACTGCCCATAGCGAATCCATCGTTCCCGAGCCGAATTTCGACGAGGCATTTGAATCGACGCATTTTTCCGGTTCCGCCAACTGCTCGTCGTGCCATGACGATCTACGTGATCGGAACGGTGAAGACGTCTCCCTGGTTCGAGACTGGTCTGCCACGATGATGGCCCATGCTGCACGTGACCCGGTGTTCCAGGCCAAGGTCGCGAGCGAAATCAAGCGTCATCCGGAACTCGAAGAGGTGATCTCCGAGAAATGTCTGCGCTGTCACGCGCCGATGGCCGGTGTCGACGCCGACTATGACGGCAACCAGCTGACGCTGCTCGACGACGAAGGCATTCTCGACCCCGACAATCCCTATCACAGCCAGGCAATGGAGGGTGTCGGTTGCACCGCCTGCCACCAGATCGAGGACAACGGGCTCGGCGAGTTGTCGTCGTTCTCCGGCGGATTCGACATTCCGACCATCGATGACAAGTGGCAACGCGTTTCCTACGGCCAGTACGAGTCACCGGTGACGGACACGATGCAGCGCCAGTCGGGATTCACGGCGCAACACGCAGCGCATATGGATGACTCGGCGATGTGCGCCACCTGTCACAACCTGAACACGCCGGTCGTGAACAGCGACGGCGTGGTGATCAGCACGACGACCGGCCACGAGTTTCCGGAACAGGCGGTGTATACCGAGTGGCAGAACAGCGATTACGCCGACAACGGCACCAATCCACAGAGTTGCCAGGACTGCCACATGCCCTCTGCCGATGGCGTGCGCATGGCGACCCGGCCGCGCCGCTTGGCGCCGGTAGACGATTTCAAGCGCCACCTGTTCGCTGGCGCAAACACCGTGGTGCTCGACATGCTCGACAAGAACCGCGACGAACTGGGCGTGACCACATCCGGCATTGCCGACGCGGTCGAAACAGCCCGCGGCTTTCTGAAAACCTCCGCCGAACTGCGATTGGTTTCCGCTGAACGTAGCGACGGAATACTCGATGTCGAGCTCGAGGTCATCAACTTGAGTGGCCATAAACTCCCGACCGGCTACCCATCGCGCCGGGTGTGGATCGACTTCCAGGTTGTCGATGCCGATGGGCAGCAAGTGTTCCGCTCGGGCGAGATGCACGCCGACGGGCGCATCGAGGGTGTCGACGACGACGCCACGCAAGTCGCCTACCAACCGCATCATACGCTGATCAGCGAACCGAGCCAGGTGCAGGTGTATGAAACCGTGATGGGCGATACCGACGAGGCTTTGACTCATACACTGCTTTCGGCAAATGCCTATCTCAAAGACAACCGCCTGACGCCCAGCGGCTTCAACAAACATGTCGCGACCGATGACATCGCGGTAATCGGTGAGGCCATGACTGATGATGATTTCAACAACGGAAGCGATACGGTGGTGTACCGGGTACCGATCCAGACCGATGGACCGGTAACGATAAAAGCGGCATTGCGTTATCAGCCGCTGTCCGCGAACTACCTGCAGGATCTGTTCACCGATGCGGACCTGGCCCTGGTCGCGCGCCTGCAGCGTCTATGGGCTACCGCCGCGGTACGTGCAGAGACCCTGGCCGAGGTCGAGTTGCAGATCGTCCAATGA
- a CDS encoding NifB/NifX family molybdenum-iron cluster-binding protein, with translation MSYRRYGFHGRADIPTDLEDTAMLIGVTSQNFRTITGHAGKARRFIVYRTDAGEALSEVERLDLPKSMSLHEYHGDEHPLFALDVLVTAGCGDNFRQRLTSRGLKVITTSETDPATAVSAIANGQSLPPALPHDD, from the coding sequence ATGAGCTATCGGCGATACGGCTTTCACGGCCGGGCCGATATACCCACAGATCTCGAGGACACAGCGATGCTGATCGGCGTAACCAGTCAGAATTTTCGAACGATCACCGGTCATGCCGGAAAGGCACGGCGCTTCATCGTGTACCGGACCGATGCCGGTGAGGCTCTCAGCGAGGTGGAACGTTTGGACCTGCCGAAATCGATGAGCCTGCACGAATACCACGGCGACGAACATCCACTGTTTGCGCTCGACGTGCTCGTGACGGCGGGTTGTGGCGATAACTTTCGCCAACGTCTTACCTCGCGTGGGCTGAAGGTGATCACCACCTCGGAGACCGACCCGGCAACCGCCGTCAGCGCCATCGCCAACGGGCAGTCGTTGCCGCCCGCGTTGCCGCATGACGATTGA
- a CDS encoding SLAC1 anion channel family protein, which yields MEPSVEKAPRLQHMPISFFAVVMGLAGLTIAWEKAQHLAGVDLHLDIPLAGITLAVFVVLSGLFAAKWVRHRPAVMAELHHPIKLNFFPTISISLLLLAIVFLPLAREASHVVWFVGMGMHLLFTLYVVNIWMHHERFEVHHVNPAWFIPAVGNVLVPVAGVPLGHVDISWFFFSIGMLFWVLLMTIIFYRMLFHHPIDEKLMPTLFILIAPPAVGFIAYMRLVGELDAFARILYFSALFLTLLLLTQTPRFFKLRFFLSWWAYSFPLAAISIASLLMFEKTAASAYAWIGGVLLLVLTAVVGMLIALTAKAVIAHKICVPEH from the coding sequence ATGGAACCGTCAGTCGAGAAAGCGCCGAGACTGCAGCATATGCCTATCTCGTTCTTCGCCGTGGTCATGGGGCTTGCCGGCCTCACCATCGCTTGGGAGAAGGCGCAACACCTCGCCGGCGTCGATCTGCATCTGGATATCCCCTTGGCGGGCATAACGCTGGCCGTGTTTGTCGTGCTCAGCGGATTGTTCGCCGCGAAATGGGTGCGACATCGGCCGGCGGTGATGGCCGAACTGCATCATCCGATCAAGCTCAACTTCTTCCCGACCATCTCGATCAGCCTGTTGCTGCTGGCCATTGTGTTTCTGCCGCTGGCGCGGGAGGCCAGCCATGTCGTGTGGTTCGTGGGGATGGGCATGCACCTGCTGTTCACGTTGTATGTCGTGAACATCTGGATGCATCACGAGCGGTTCGAGGTCCATCACGTGAACCCGGCATGGTTCATTCCGGCGGTCGGCAACGTCCTGGTGCCGGTGGCCGGTGTACCGCTCGGTCATGTCGACATCTCGTGGTTCTTTTTCAGTATCGGCATGCTGTTCTGGGTGCTGCTGATGACGATCATCTTCTACCGCATGCTGTTTCATCACCCGATCGACGAGAAGCTCATGCCGACCCTGTTCATCCTGATCGCACCGCCGGCGGTCGGCTTCATCGCCTATATGCGCCTGGTCGGCGAGCTCGATGCTTTCGCCCGCATTCTCTATTTCAGTGCGCTGTTTCTCACGTTGCTGCTGCTTACGCAGACACCGCGTTTCTTCAAACTGCGTTTCTTTCTGTCTTGGTGGGCCTATTCGTTTCCGCTGGCGGCCATCAGCATCGCCAGCCTGCTGATGTTCGAGAAAACGGCTGCATCGGCTTATGCCTGGATCGGCGGTGTGTTGTTGCTGGTGTTGACGGCAGTCGTCGGTATGCTGATCGCGCTGACCGCAAAGGCGGTCATCGCGCATAAGATCTGCGTGCCCGAACACTGA
- a CDS encoding phosphate/phosphite/phosphonate ABC transporter substrate-binding protein produces the protein MKTTLFNAKLVLISARSLTLLIACIVLVLSSPAHCESRVYTVGVVPQFDAHTLHAIWRPILDRLEQETGERFKLRGSTSIPDFEEEFETGRFDFAYMNPYHIVVANRLAGYQPLVRDHGHRLQGVLVVRKDSRIESPADLDGKAIAFPAANALGASLQIRQELTDKFGISFQPQYVKTHDSVYLNVLLNETAAGGGVQNTLNRQPPEYRDGLRIIHRTTTVPPHPFCVSPDVPQTVRDKVAAAFLRMGTDNEGKRLLAQVPIERVGIASLEDYLVLKQMHLDRFFVKR, from the coding sequence ATGAAAACAACGCTGTTCAACGCAAAACTGGTGCTTATATCGGCTCGGTCCCTGACCCTGCTGATCGCCTGCATAGTGCTGGTTCTCAGTTCTCCAGCGCACTGCGAGTCACGAGTCTACACGGTCGGTGTTGTACCGCAGTTCGACGCGCACACGCTGCACGCCATCTGGCGACCGATTCTGGACCGCCTGGAGCAAGAGACCGGGGAGCGCTTCAAACTGCGCGGCTCCACCAGCATCCCGGATTTCGAAGAGGAATTCGAAACGGGGCGTTTCGACTTCGCCTACATGAACCCGTACCACATCGTCGTCGCCAACCGGCTTGCCGGCTATCAACCCCTGGTTCGCGACCACGGACATAGGCTGCAGGGTGTATTGGTGGTACGCAAGGACAGCCGCATCGAATCGCCGGCCGACCTCGACGGTAAGGCGATAGCTTTCCCGGCTGCCAATGCACTTGGCGCCTCGCTGCAGATTCGCCAGGAGCTCACCGACAAGTTCGGCATCAGCTTTCAGCCACAGTACGTCAAGACGCATGACTCGGTGTATCTCAACGTGCTGCTCAACGAAACTGCCGCGGGCGGCGGTGTGCAGAACACTCTGAACCGCCAGCCACCAGAGTACCGTGATGGTCTCAGGATCATTCACCGCACCACAACGGTTCCGCCACATCCGTTCTGTGTGTCGCCGGATGTGCCACAAACGGTTCGCGACAAGGTTGCAGCGGCATTTCTCAGAATGGGCACGGACAACGAGGGAAAACGCCTGCTGGCTCAAGTCCCGATAGAACGGGTCGGTATCGCAAGCCTGGAGGACTACCTCGTGCTCAAGCAGATGCATCTGGATCGGTTCTTCGTCAAACGCTGA
- a CDS encoding ATP-binding protein, which produces MKLRYKILLPSLLAMSLLAAFLHLYWEPLQIQQAKKRFVEQSDQLLAAGQNDVIGHLLERDLAAVFSAMNTLRSLFGKSWHNLALYDDTGKRIYPLFPDQETAPPADAELIHRTHALVVSGTQLGRIEVDIDWTAERAELFESIENLHQVFLFIFALIITVNFASQHRLLFRPFDRLQAAVAALARGEPETEQAPYIRDIPNDELGEILRSFNDMARHVTDQTARLRAVIDTAVDGIIVIDTKGIIHEFSPAAESMFGYRKDETLGSNVSMLMPAPFAAVHDQHLARYVANPVPSGVLSGIREFVGRRKDGEEFPLDLAVREANIGGETFFTGVVRDISERKTAEELLQRSQQGLLVQAQKMAGLGSWELDLSDERLAWSDQSYRMLQLPEDDSVLTFEYFFSRVHPDDVAEVRQAHNTLFTSHIPFDLEFRLVMADDSIIYVNERSEILAGPNGEPLKAIGSLLDVTKQVEESVRLDEAKRAAEAATKAKSEFLANMSHEIRTPMNAVIGMSHLARRTNLNPQQRGYVDKIHEAADSLLMIIDDILDFSKIESGHLSIEQTGFSVKSLCSRVDTIVGTMARSKGVTLDFEVSDNLPTHFTGDALRLSQVLINLGSNAVKFTSPGGHVTIGCRLRERSNGAFLVEFSVADDGIGISPEQAKTLFRPFTQADSSTTRKYGGTGLGLAISKKLVELMHGDIWVESTPGKGSTFAFFVRLTEGSSEDTESDGTNGQLSEEELFATYRAELGGKRVLLVEDNDLNLEVALDLLESLGLSVDIAKDGEQALAALEHKPFDGVLMDCMMPVLDGYEATRRLRRNPKFSQLPVIAMTANVMAEDRERCRAAGMNDHIAKPLDLRHMLATLAKWLAPDSVLTSSAAAPAKPGSTPALPGIDTTQGMVTARGKPAFYRKLLRLFLDDKREFEAQFREAQDDADPTAAQRAAHSLKGMAASIGARTLTGLAAALEAACRNGAGDIDDRLDAVVAELHIVNKGIEGLEAGESAQPPYANKAG; this is translated from the coding sequence ATGAAACTGCGATACAAGATCCTTCTCCCGTCGTTGCTCGCCATGTCGCTGCTGGCGGCATTTTTGCACCTGTACTGGGAACCGCTGCAGATCCAACAGGCGAAGAAACGATTTGTAGAACAAAGCGATCAATTGCTGGCCGCCGGCCAGAACGATGTTATCGGCCATCTTCTGGAACGAGATCTCGCTGCCGTATTCTCTGCGATGAATACCTTGCGCTCGCTGTTCGGCAAGAGTTGGCACAATCTCGCGCTATACGACGATACCGGCAAACGGATCTACCCCCTATTCCCCGACCAGGAAACGGCGCCGCCGGCAGATGCTGAACTGATTCACCGTACACACGCCCTCGTGGTATCGGGCACACAGCTGGGCCGCATTGAAGTCGACATCGATTGGACCGCTGAGCGTGCTGAACTCTTCGAGAGTATCGAGAATCTGCATCAGGTCTTTCTGTTTATCTTTGCGCTGATCATCACCGTAAACTTCGCCAGCCAGCATCGCCTGCTGTTCAGGCCGTTCGACCGGCTCCAGGCAGCCGTGGCTGCGCTGGCCCGCGGTGAACCGGAAACCGAACAGGCACCTTATATACGTGACATCCCGAACGATGAACTGGGCGAGATACTGCGCTCGTTCAACGACATGGCGCGCCACGTCACCGACCAGACCGCGCGCCTGCGCGCCGTCATCGACACCGCCGTGGACGGCATCATCGTCATCGATACCAAGGGCATCATCCACGAGTTCAGCCCCGCGGCGGAATCGATGTTTGGCTACCGCAAAGATGAGACCCTCGGCTCGAATGTCAGCATGCTGATGCCTGCTCCATTCGCTGCCGTTCACGACCAGCATCTGGCGCGCTATGTGGCCAATCCGGTTCCGAGCGGTGTGCTTAGCGGAATTCGCGAGTTTGTCGGTCGGCGCAAAGATGGCGAAGAGTTTCCGTTGGACCTTGCCGTGCGCGAAGCAAACATTGGCGGCGAAACCTTTTTCACCGGTGTCGTGCGCGATATCAGCGAGCGCAAGACAGCCGAAGAGTTGCTGCAGCGCAGCCAACAGGGCCTGCTGGTGCAGGCACAGAAAATGGCGGGGCTCGGCAGCTGGGAACTGGACCTGTCGGATGAGCGGCTCGCCTGGTCTGATCAGTCGTACCGGATGCTGCAATTGCCGGAAGACGACAGCGTGCTGACATTCGAATACTTCTTCAGCCGCGTGCACCCGGACGATGTAGCGGAAGTAAGGCAGGCCCACAACACGTTGTTCACCTCACACATACCATTCGACCTCGAGTTCCGACTGGTGATGGCCGACGACAGCATCATCTATGTCAATGAGCGATCGGAGATCCTGGCCGGCCCCAACGGCGAACCGCTCAAGGCTATCGGCAGCCTGCTCGACGTGACCAAGCAGGTCGAAGAGTCGGTACGCCTGGACGAGGCCAAACGTGCGGCCGAGGCTGCGACCAAGGCGAAAAGCGAGTTTCTCGCCAATATGAGCCACGAAATCCGCACGCCGATGAATGCCGTCATCGGCATGTCGCATCTGGCCCGTCGCACCAACCTGAATCCACAACAGCGCGGCTATGTCGACAAGATTCACGAGGCGGCCGATAGTCTGCTCATGATCATCGACGACATCCTCGATTTCTCGAAGATCGAATCCGGCCACCTGAGCATCGAACAGACTGGATTCAGCGTGAAATCCCTGTGCAGCAGGGTCGACACCATCGTGGGCACGATGGCCCGAAGCAAGGGTGTGACCCTCGACTTCGAGGTATCCGATAACCTCCCCACCCATTTCACCGGCGACGCCTTGCGTCTCAGCCAGGTCCTGATCAACCTCGGCAGCAATGCGGTCAAATTCACCTCGCCCGGCGGGCATGTAACGATCGGCTGCCGTTTGCGCGAACGATCCAACGGCGCGTTCCTGGTAGAGTTTTCTGTTGCCGACGACGGTATAGGCATCAGTCCGGAGCAGGCCAAGACCTTGTTTCGCCCGTTCACCCAGGCCGACAGCTCTACCACGCGCAAATACGGCGGAACGGGATTGGGGTTGGCGATATCGAAAAAGCTCGTCGAGCTGATGCATGGCGACATCTGGGTCGAATCCACGCCAGGCAAGGGCAGCACCTTCGCATTCTTCGTCCGACTGACAGAGGGCTCAAGCGAAGATACCGAGTCGGATGGTACAAACGGGCAGCTGAGCGAAGAGGAGTTGTTTGCCACCTATCGGGCCGAACTCGGTGGCAAACGCGTCTTGTTAGTCGAAGACAACGATCTTAACCTCGAAGTGGCGCTTGATCTTCTCGAATCCCTCGGTCTCTCGGTCGACATCGCGAAAGATGGCGAGCAGGCCCTCGCCGCGCTCGAACACAAACCGTTCGACGGTGTGTTGATGGACTGCATGATGCCGGTACTGGATGGCTATGAAGCAACGCGCCGCCTGCGCCGCAATCCGAAGTTCTCACAGTTGCCGGTCATTGCCATGACCGCGAATGTCATGGCCGAAGATCGTGAACGCTGCCGGGCAGCAGGCATGAACGACCATATCGCCAAGCCGCTCGATCTGCGGCACATGCTGGCAACCCTCGCCAAGTGGCTAGCGCCGGATAGCGTGTTGACCTCGTCTGCCGCAGCGCCGGCAAAGCCGGGTTCCACGCCGGCTCTGCCGGGGATCGATACTACCCAAGGTATGGTAACGGCTCGCGGCAAGCCCGCGTTCTATCGAAAACTCTTGCGCCTCTTTCTCGATGACAAACGCGAGTTCGAAGCGCAGTTCCGCGAGGCGCAGGACGACGCCGACCCGACCGCAGCGCAACGCGCTGCGCATTCGCTCAAAGGCATGGCTGCGAGCATCGGCGCACGAACCCTGACGGGCCTTGCCGCTGCCCTCGAAGCAGCATGCAGGAACGGCGCTGGCGATATCGACGACCGGCTCGACGCGGTGGTCGCCGAACTGCACATCGTTAACAAAGGTATCGAAGGGCTCGAGGCTGGCGAATCCGCACAGCCGCCGTACGCGAACAAGGCCGGCTGA
- a CDS encoding Mut7-C RNAse domain-containing protein, whose product MPHCVLRFYAELNVFVPHAHRQADWMQPLAGHRSILHLIEDCGVPHTEVALILRNGARASGEETVEDGDRISVYPAFEGIAASGGLSFHNSGPRPLRFVADAHLGELARRLRLLGFDTLWFNDVGDPELARLSHQQERVLLTRDRKLLMRREVDLGCYVYPRSTDEQMRYLLQRYQLCDEINPFTRCTVCNGRIVAANATAVRDIVPPGVFAVFDRFWSCVDCGKVYWQGSHWESMSQFVAAVCQDASPQIEH is encoded by the coding sequence ATGCCGCATTGCGTGTTGCGTTTCTATGCAGAACTGAACGTGTTTGTGCCGCACGCTCACCGGCAGGCCGACTGGATGCAGCCGCTTGCGGGGCACCGGTCGATCCTGCACCTGATCGAGGACTGCGGCGTACCGCATACCGAGGTTGCACTGATCTTGCGAAACGGTGCGCGTGCGTCCGGCGAAGAGACGGTCGAAGACGGTGACCGCATCTCGGTTTATCCTGCGTTTGAAGGTATCGCTGCAAGCGGTGGCTTGTCTTTTCATAACAGCGGTCCAAGGCCGCTACGCTTTGTCGCCGATGCCCACCTGGGTGAGCTCGCCCGACGCCTTCGCCTGCTAGGCTTCGACACGCTGTGGTTCAACGATGTTGGCGATCCCGAGCTTGCAAGACTCTCACACCAACAAGAGCGCGTGCTGTTGACGCGCGATCGCAAATTGCTGATGCGGCGCGAGGTAGACCTGGGATGTTATGTCTATCCCAGATCAACGGACGAGCAAATGCGTTACCTGTTGCAGCGCTATCAACTGTGTGACGAGATCAATCCGTTCACGCGCTGCACCGTATGTAACGGGCGGATCGTTGCCGCGAACGCGACGGCGGTTCGCGATATCGTCCCGCCCGGCGTGTTCGCGGTGTTCGATCGTTTTTGGTCCTGTGTCGATTGCGGCAAGGTCTATTGGCAGGGGAGTCATTGGGAGTCGATGTCGCAGTTCGTCGCTGCAGTCTGCCAGGATGCATCCCCGCAGATTGAGCATTAG